Proteins from a single region of Pseudopedobacter saltans DSM 12145:
- a CDS encoding alginate lyase family protein, whose translation MKGKLLIYLLLIVASGAYAQNSKFSFIDGKLLLNNKKSYESGKPEAKNRVGELLKLADKLLDAKPQSVMDKNFTPPSGSKHDYMSMGPYWWPDTSKADGLPYIRKDGLRNPEIRKISDREFLGGMEGKCKALSLAYHFTGNEVYAEKATQLLRVWFLNPETKMNPNLDFAQAIPGINDGRGIGIIESRFLADLTDWVTILRASKSFTKADFDGLQSWYKDYLSWMLNSKNGKDEHKAKNNHGTFYDYQVSAFALFTNQDALSKSILEETKKRILVQIETDGKQPLELARTNAYSYSTMNLEGWFKIALLAEKLNLDFWNYNIDGRSLKAALDYLIPYALGKEKFVYEQIGSYNRKDMEFLMLVASDKFHNQAYISEYRKVEGHSLELFNALLCSRL comes from the coding sequence ATGAAAGGTAAGCTATTAATCTATTTACTCTTAATCGTTGCTTCCGGTGCTTATGCACAAAATTCAAAATTCAGTTTTATAGATGGTAAACTATTATTGAACAATAAAAAGTCTTATGAAAGCGGTAAGCCCGAAGCCAAAAATAGAGTGGGGGAGCTTTTGAAACTTGCCGATAAGTTACTCGATGCGAAACCTCAATCTGTAATGGATAAGAATTTTACACCTCCAAGTGGTTCTAAACATGATTATATGAGTATGGGGCCTTATTGGTGGCCTGACACATCGAAAGCAGATGGCTTACCTTATATAAGGAAAGATGGGCTTAGAAATCCGGAGATAAGAAAAATTAGTGATCGTGAGTTTTTAGGTGGTATGGAAGGAAAGTGTAAGGCTTTAAGTTTGGCTTACCATTTTACTGGTAACGAAGTTTACGCAGAGAAGGCTACGCAATTATTAAGGGTTTGGTTTTTAAATCCTGAAACTAAAATGAATCCCAATCTGGATTTTGCACAAGCTATTCCCGGAATTAACGATGGCAGAGGTATTGGTATTATTGAATCGAGGTTTCTGGCTGATTTGACTGATTGGGTAACTATTTTAAGAGCTTCCAAATCATTTACTAAAGCCGATTTTGATGGTCTGCAGTCATGGTATAAAGATTACCTTTCATGGATGCTGAATAGTAAAAACGGTAAAGACGAGCATAAAGCCAAAAATAATCATGGAACTTTTTACGATTATCAGGTGTCTGCTTTTGCATTGTTTACTAATCAGGATGCTTTGTCTAAATCTATTTTAGAAGAAACAAAAAAGAGGATTTTGGTGCAAATCGAGACGGATGGCAAACAGCCTTTGGAACTCGCTAGAACAAATGCGTATAGTTATAGTACCATGAATTTGGAAGGATGGTTTAAAATTGCTTTGCTTGCGGAGAAACTGAACCTGGATTTTTGGAATTATAATATTGATGGCCGTAGTTTAAAGGCAGCTCTTGACTATTTAATTCCTTATGCTTTAGGTAAGGAGAAATTTGTTTACGAACAAATAGGCTCCTACAATAGGAAGGATATGGAGTTTCTGATGTTAGTCGCTTCCGATAAATTTCATAATCAAGCGTATATTAGCGAATATAGGAAAGTAGAGGGGCACTCTTTAGAACTTTTTAATGCTTTGTTGTGTAGTCGGCTGTAA
- a CDS encoding class I SAM-dependent methyltransferase, translating to MNEDLDTIPDNTAVRTALWRALHTMVDAKPHILEDIIGLQLVDPDSNWMQRPDMHPGFTKRIRASILARARFIEDLIMKAHHEGINQYVILGAGLDTFAQRRKDDISNLHIFEIDEPETQAWKQKRLIETGHSIPEWLHFVPVDFEKTSWKDELIKSGFDITEPAVIVSTGVTLYLTKDAIVSMLKQMSHFAKGSVLAVTLYLPIELMDKEDQPLQEIANKATKEAGTPFISFFSVKEMRDLANEAGFSDFELISTRDLESRYFGNRSDDFKPASGEVFLLVTL from the coding sequence ATGAACGAAGATCTGGACACTATTCCTGATAATACTGCTGTGAGAACAGCCTTATGGAGAGCTTTACATACGATGGTTGATGCGAAACCTCATATTCTGGAAGACATTATTGGTTTACAATTGGTCGATCCAGATAGTAACTGGATGCAACGTCCTGATATGCATCCGGGATTTACAAAAAGAATAAGGGCTTCCATTTTAGCAAGAGCTCGTTTTATAGAAGATTTAATCATGAAGGCGCATCATGAAGGTATAAACCAGTATGTTATTTTAGGTGCCGGACTTGATACTTTTGCTCAAAGGAGAAAAGATGATATCTCTAACCTGCATATCTTCGAAATTGATGAACCCGAAACTCAAGCCTGGAAACAAAAAAGACTGATAGAAACTGGACACTCCATTCCTGAGTGGCTTCATTTTGTGCCCGTTGACTTTGAAAAAACATCGTGGAAAGATGAATTGATTAAATCCGGTTTCGACATTACCGAACCTGCAGTTATTGTTTCTACAGGGGTAACCCTATACCTTACTAAAGACGCTATAGTGTCTATGTTAAAACAGATGTCTCATTTTGCAAAAGGTTCTGTTTTAGCTGTAACGCTATACCTACCTATAGAATTGATGGATAAGGAGGATCAGCCTCTGCAAGAAATTGCCAACAAAGCCACCAAAGAAGCCGGGACTCCTTTTATCAGCTTTTTCTCTGTAAAAGAAATGCGAGATTTGGCCAACGAAGCTGGTTTCTCTGATTTCGAATTAATATCTACCAGGGATTTAGAAAGCCGGTACTTTGGTAATAGGTCTGATGATTTTAAGCCCGCTAGTGGTGAAGTTTTTTTATTGGTTACTTTGTAA
- a CDS encoding S46 family peptidase, which produces MLNISMNKLKLLPVMLLGLSLLIGIPSKADEGMWIPMLIGKNYNQMKKQGFKLTPKDLYDVNKASLKDAIVSFGGFCTGELVSANGLLFTNHHCGYDAIASKSTPADNILDNGFYAKNNNEEKPIPGLFVNFLVKIEDVTDRILKETANLSGEAKETKITELSNNISEEATKGTHYNAFVRDFYKGNQYFLFIMEKFTDIRLVGTPPQSIGKFGGDTDNWVWPRQTGDFSIFRVYAGKDNKPADYSTENRPYKPKKFLPVSIKGVENNDFAMVYGFPGRTDRFLTSYGVELALDSVSPEIVKLRDIRLKAWKKEMDKDVAFRLKVSSQYASVANYWKYFIGQGEQLKALKIEDKKKAEEQEFTTWAASQPQYANLMSQYAELYKAYAPYARHRVFITEGFLASKWVTNALRLEKSVEALEAVRGTDAYEKTKEETLASLETYESTYNEIADKSVFATMLATFYNDIPKNQHPQFFRIITDKYWDGSAETTFKKYADILWKESKLIQPNKLRAFLANNPSLSKYKEDVAYAYAKNLVISDYIKENFGDRLKNFENKKAELDHLYMQALLKKNNNKLMYPDANSTMRITYGNVQNYSPKDGVLYKETTTIEGAMAKYIPKDDEFDLPANFIEAFNAKNYGRYGKNGTLIVNFISNNDITGGNSGSPVINAKGELIGLAFDGNWEAMSGDIAFDKNFKRSINVDIRYVLWCIDILGGAKNIINELDIRK; this is translated from the coding sequence ATGTTAAATATAAGTATGAATAAATTGAAATTACTTCCGGTGATGCTTTTAGGATTGTCTTTATTAATAGGCATACCTTCTAAAGCAGATGAGGGGATGTGGATTCCAATGCTTATTGGTAAGAATTATAACCAAATGAAAAAGCAGGGATTCAAATTAACTCCAAAAGATTTATATGATGTTAATAAAGCAAGTTTAAAAGATGCGATAGTGTCTTTTGGCGGTTTTTGTACAGGAGAATTGGTTTCGGCGAACGGATTGTTGTTTACCAACCATCATTGTGGATACGATGCCATCGCTTCTAAATCTACACCTGCAGACAATATACTGGATAACGGTTTCTATGCTAAAAACAACAACGAAGAAAAGCCGATTCCTGGTTTATTTGTTAATTTTTTGGTCAAGATAGAAGATGTTACAGATCGGATTTTAAAAGAAACTGCCAATCTATCGGGCGAGGCTAAAGAAACTAAAATAACAGAATTAAGTAATAACATTAGCGAAGAAGCGACAAAGGGAACACATTATAACGCTTTTGTAAGAGATTTCTATAAAGGAAATCAGTACTTTTTATTCATAATGGAGAAATTTACTGATATCCGTTTGGTTGGAACACCTCCGCAATCCATCGGTAAATTTGGTGGTGATACAGATAACTGGGTTTGGCCAAGACAAACCGGAGATTTCTCTATTTTTAGAGTTTATGCAGGAAAAGATAATAAGCCGGCAGATTATTCTACAGAAAACAGACCCTACAAGCCTAAGAAATTTTTACCTGTATCAATTAAAGGAGTAGAAAATAATGATTTTGCTATGGTTTATGGTTTTCCAGGAAGAACCGATAGATTCTTGACTTCGTATGGAGTTGAGTTGGCATTAGATTCTGTTTCTCCGGAGATAGTGAAATTAAGAGATATTCGTTTAAAAGCCTGGAAAAAGGAAATGGATAAAGACGTAGCTTTTAGATTGAAAGTATCCTCTCAATATGCAAGCGTTGCTAATTACTGGAAATATTTTATTGGTCAGGGCGAGCAGCTAAAAGCACTGAAAATAGAAGATAAGAAAAAGGCAGAAGAGCAGGAATTTACAACCTGGGCAGCTTCCCAACCTCAATACGCTAATTTAATGTCGCAATATGCTGAGCTGTATAAAGCTTATGCTCCTTATGCCCGTCATCGGGTTTTTATTACAGAAGGATTTTTGGCTTCTAAGTGGGTTACGAATGCTTTGAGATTAGAGAAAAGCGTAGAAGCTTTAGAAGCTGTAAGAGGAACCGATGCTTATGAAAAAACGAAGGAAGAAACCCTCGCTTCTTTAGAAACCTATGAGTCGACCTATAACGAGATTGCAGATAAATCTGTTTTCGCAACAATGCTGGCTACTTTTTATAATGACATTCCCAAAAATCAACATCCTCAATTTTTTAGAATAATTACAGATAAATATTGGGATGGAAGTGCAGAGACAACATTTAAAAAATACGCTGATATTTTGTGGAAAGAATCGAAACTGATTCAGCCAAATAAATTGAGAGCATTTTTAGCCAATAATCCAAGCTTATCCAAGTATAAAGAGGATGTTGCCTATGCTTATGCTAAAAATCTGGTGATTTCTGATTATATCAAGGAGAATTTTGGTGACAGATTGAAAAATTTCGAAAATAAAAAAGCAGAGCTGGATCATTTATACATGCAGGCTTTACTGAAAAAGAATAATAATAAATTGATGTATCCGGATGCAAATTCTACCATGAGAATTACTTATGGAAACGTACAGAACTATTCTCCGAAAGATGGCGTCTTGTATAAAGAGACTACGACTATAGAAGGAGCAATGGCTAAGTATATTCCTAAAGATGATGAATTTGATTTACCAGCTAACTTTATCGAAGCATTCAATGCGAAGAATTACGGTCGGTATGGTAAAAACGGGACGTTAATAGTTAATTTCATTTCTAATAATGATATAACAGGCGGCAACTCAGGTTCTCCGGTAATTAATGCAAAAGGAGAGTTGATAGGCTTGGCTTTTGATGGAAACTGGGAAGCGATGAGTGGTGATATTGCTTTTGATAAAAACTTTAAGAGATCCATCAATGTGGATATTCGCTATGTTTTATGGTGTATAGACATATTGGGAGGAGCTAAGAATATTATCAACGAATTGGATATTAGGAAGTAG
- a CDS encoding RluA family pseudouridine synthase, producing the protein MKFPKFKDIILFEDEDIIIVNKPPFLSSLDEREGKEISLLKMAKQYVEDAQVCHRLDKETSGLLVVAKNPEAYRHMSILFERRRVNKIYHAIVDGTHVFEDLLVDLPILNVGKGNVVISRGEGKRAETWFRSLEYFKHYTLLECRPVTGRMHQIRIHLATQRASITGDKMYGGQPAFLSKIKRGYKLTDEEEQPVMKRFALHARQLSFVKPNGEEITIEAEYPKDFAVLLKLLRKNDV; encoded by the coding sequence ATGAAGTTTCCCAAATTCAAGGATATCATTCTATTCGAGGACGAAGATATTATTATAGTAAACAAGCCACCTTTTTTAAGTTCTTTAGACGAGCGTGAAGGAAAAGAAATCAGCTTATTAAAAATGGCGAAACAATATGTGGAAGATGCACAGGTTTGCCATCGTTTGGATAAAGAAACTTCGGGTTTATTAGTTGTAGCCAAAAATCCTGAAGCTTACAGACATATGTCTATATTATTCGAGCGTAGAAGGGTAAATAAAATATATCATGCTATTGTAGATGGCACTCATGTTTTTGAAGATCTTTTAGTCGATCTTCCTATTTTAAATGTAGGTAAAGGAAACGTGGTTATCAGTCGGGGAGAAGGCAAAAGAGCTGAAACCTGGTTTAGATCATTAGAATATTTTAAACATTATACTTTATTGGAATGCAGGCCAGTAACTGGCAGAATGCATCAAATACGTATACATTTGGCAACCCAAAGAGCCTCTATTACAGGGGACAAGATGTATGGTGGGCAACCTGCTTTTTTATCTAAGATTAAAAGAGGATACAAATTGACTGATGAAGAAGAGCAACCTGTGATGAAAAGGTTTGCTTTACATGCCAGACAGCTAAGTTTTGTGAAACCAAACGGAGAGGAAATAACCATAGAGGCAGAATATCCAAAAGACTTTGCAGTGCTACTGAAGCTACTTCGTAAGAACGATGTGTAG
- the gatB gene encoding Asp-tRNA(Asn)/Glu-tRNA(Gln) amidotransferase subunit GatB, whose translation MKNGSVDISESVLEKYEAIIGLEVHVQLSTETKAFSSDSAKYGNKPNNNISPVSLALPGALPVTNKEIIKSAIKLGLALGCDIVRENYFDRKNYFYADLPKGYQITQDNKPICLGGKLTIALPDGRTKDVVLNRIHMEEDAGKSIHDLEDDYSLIDLNRAGVPLLEVVSEPILHSGEEAACYFSELRKLVRYLGICDGNLEEGSMRCDANISVRLKGEQKLGKRCEVKNLNSVRNLQRAIDYEILRQISIVEAGGTIAQNTLNFDAATGVTSPLRTKEMANDYRYFPEPDLLPLIISESFITAVKRAMPALPNELFELFTTEFQLPEYDAKVLTSERETAEYFLSAVKYTKNYKAASNWIMGTIKSFLNDSGLELSEFNIEPEKIASIINLIDQGRLNNSQAKDVLFIQLAKSPHKQVDDLVIELNLSIDKDNTQLEEYVDSVLTIFADKVKQYHTGKKGVLGLFMGEIMKISKGKIDPKQANKILLDKIEKLK comes from the coding sequence ATGAAAAATGGCTCTGTTGATATTTCAGAAAGTGTTTTGGAAAAGTACGAAGCTATAATTGGTTTAGAAGTACATGTTCAATTATCAACTGAAACGAAGGCATTCTCTTCGGATTCAGCGAAATATGGAAATAAACCTAATAATAATATAAGTCCGGTTTCTTTAGCTTTACCTGGAGCCCTTCCCGTTACTAACAAAGAAATTATTAAAAGTGCAATAAAGCTTGGTTTGGCTTTGGGATGTGATATCGTGAGAGAAAACTATTTCGATAGAAAGAACTATTTCTATGCAGATTTGCCCAAAGGTTACCAGATAACGCAGGACAACAAACCAATTTGTTTAGGAGGCAAGTTAACAATAGCATTGCCTGATGGCAGAACAAAAGATGTGGTACTTAATCGCATCCACATGGAAGAAGACGCAGGTAAGAGTATTCATGATCTGGAAGATGATTATTCCTTGATAGATCTTAACCGAGCCGGAGTGCCATTGCTAGAAGTTGTGTCCGAACCGATTCTGCATTCGGGGGAAGAGGCTGCATGTTACTTTTCAGAATTAAGGAAATTAGTAAGATATCTTGGTATTTGTGATGGCAACCTCGAAGAAGGGTCTATGCGTTGCGATGCTAATATTTCAGTGCGATTGAAAGGGGAACAGAAACTGGGTAAGCGTTGCGAAGTTAAAAACCTGAACTCGGTTAGAAATTTGCAAAGGGCGATAGACTATGAAATATTAAGACAGATTAGTATAGTAGAAGCAGGAGGAACTATCGCACAAAATACATTGAACTTTGATGCCGCTACAGGGGTAACCTCGCCTTTGCGAACTAAAGAAATGGCAAATGATTACAGGTATTTCCCAGAGCCCGATTTGTTGCCGTTGATTATCAGCGAAAGTTTTATCACTGCTGTAAAACGGGCAATGCCTGCGTTGCCTAACGAACTATTTGAGCTATTTACAACGGAGTTTCAGTTGCCCGAATATGACGCGAAAGTTTTGACATCAGAGCGGGAGACTGCGGAATATTTTCTGTCTGCAGTAAAATATACTAAAAACTATAAGGCGGCATCCAACTGGATTATGGGAACTATTAAATCATTCCTAAACGATTCAGGGCTGGAACTGTCTGAATTTAATATAGAACCAGAAAAAATAGCAAGTATCATTAACTTAATAGATCAGGGACGGTTAAACAACTCCCAGGCCAAGGACGTTCTGTTTATTCAACTGGCAAAGTCTCCGCATAAACAGGTGGATGATCTTGTTATCGAGCTAAATCTGTCAATTGACAAAGATAATACACAGTTAGAGGAATATGTTGATTCTGTTTTAACTATATTTGCTGATAAGGTTAAACAATACCATACTGGTAAAAAGGGTGTTTTAGGTCTTTTCATGGGAGAAATCATGAAGATTTCCAAAGGAAAAATAGACCCGAAACAGGCCAATAAGATCTTATTGGACAAAATAGAAAAGTTAAAATAA
- a CDS encoding response regulator transcription factor, with translation MSANKQKILIVDDEPDILELIEYNLKKEGYQVFTATNGQDAITEARKTSPDLIILDVMMPKMDGIEACRIMRGMPEFKNTFMVFLTARIEEYSEIAGFNVGADDYIPKPIKPRALVSRINAILRRNLQGEEETFSNKIEIADLVIDRDAFLVFKGGEKIVLAKKEFELLYLLASKPGKVYTREVILRNIWEDSVVVTNRTIDVHIRKLREKLKDNYVTTVKGVGYKFEVQ, from the coding sequence ATGAGTGCTAACAAGCAAAAGATTTTAATTGTAGATGATGAACCGGATATTCTTGAGCTGATAGAATACAATTTAAAAAAAGAAGGTTACCAAGTTTTTACTGCAACTAACGGTCAGGATGCGATTACCGAAGCGAGAAAAACCAGTCCAGATTTGATCATTTTAGATGTAATGATGCCTAAGATGGACGGTATTGAAGCGTGTAGAATAATGAGAGGAATGCCGGAATTTAAAAATACATTCATGGTGTTTTTAACTGCGAGAATCGAAGAGTATTCCGAAATAGCAGGCTTTAACGTGGGGGCAGATGATTACATTCCTAAACCTATAAAGCCCAGGGCTTTAGTAAGTAGGATAAACGCTATTTTAAGAAGAAACTTACAAGGTGAAGAAGAAACCTTTTCGAATAAAATAGAAATAGCGGATTTGGTAATTGACAGAGATGCTTTTCTTGTCTTCAAAGGCGGAGAGAAAATCGTTTTGGCAAAGAAAGAGTTTGAATTACTTTATTTATTAGCTTCTAAACCGGGAAAAGTTTATACAAGAGAGGTTATTTTAAGAAATATCTGGGAAGACTCTGTTGTGGTAACGAATAGAACCATCGATGTGCATATTAGAAAACTTAGGGAAAAATTGAAAGATAACTACGTTACAACTGTAAAAGGAGTGGGCTATAAATTTGAAGTCCAGTAA
- a CDS encoding M43 family zinc metalloprotease, which translates to MKKIYCFFLLLFFINHNLYSQIQECEIFKSTNISSKEEGTSSKSATISSYLSSTYVICINVKFHIIRKTDGTGGFDSSSLDCIIKNLNEAYNKHNFRFNYSGYDYINNSEYYDIPIDKTLSDITVDNISSTSNVSNMLNIYLVNSARFAGIASLKNNWTVIRNDYALETTTVHEVGHCFNLKHTFNEAGLPAETALNCTTAADELCDTPPDYGISDSDVNYFCGYSGTSSGDFSIIIKNYMSYSRKSCRTEFTPGQVNRMRTAFSNTTKLQNIVGTNCLITSISGLDRICNAQNYSLLNAGTIFSVYWTTSGDISISGSNSSSTVTVVPNPSSSGAGILTGTYTTSCGTFSVSKSIVNSNNFNTGIIGGESYYVPTNSQLLFYVSNYHPDAINYTWSLSPSYYGSISGMGASADAYIYNTGSFSVICTITTPCGSYDVYDFHEAQYSPFSLSVYPNPTSTELNIEIKSNKDDQLLSKMSSSKIIEATLYNNYGENVLSGKSLGKLTLNTSNLPNGTYYLHFKDYNGKLIKQQIIIKH; encoded by the coding sequence ATGAAAAAAATTTACTGTTTTTTTTTGCTTTTATTCTTTATTAATCATAATCTATATTCACAAATTCAAGAATGTGAAATTTTCAAAAGTACTAATATCAGTTCCAAAGAAGAAGGTACTTCATCCAAATCTGCTACCATTAGTTCGTATTTATCTTCGACTTATGTAATTTGTATTAATGTAAAATTTCATATAATTAGAAAAACTGATGGTACGGGAGGATTTGATTCTTCTTCTTTAGATTGTATTATTAAAAATCTGAATGAAGCATATAATAAGCATAATTTTAGATTTAACTATAGTGGTTATGATTATATAAACAATTCCGAATACTATGATATTCCTATAGATAAAACTCTTTCAGATATTACTGTTGATAATATTTCTTCTACCAGTAATGTATCTAATATGTTGAATATTTATTTAGTAAACTCAGCTCGTTTTGCAGGAATTGCTTCATTAAAAAATAATTGGACTGTTATAAGAAATGATTATGCCTTAGAGACCACAACGGTTCACGAGGTTGGACATTGCTTTAATTTAAAACACACTTTTAACGAAGCTGGACTACCAGCTGAAACGGCATTAAATTGTACAACAGCAGCTGATGAACTTTGTGATACACCTCCTGATTATGGAATTAGCGACAGTGATGTAAATTATTTCTGTGGTTACTCTGGAACATCTAGTGGGGATTTTTCTATCATAATTAAAAACTATATGTCATATTCGAGAAAATCATGTAGAACTGAATTTACCCCTGGTCAGGTAAATAGAATGCGTACAGCTTTTTCAAATACGACAAAATTACAAAACATAGTTGGAACTAATTGCTTAATTACGTCAATTTCAGGTCTAGATAGAATTTGTAATGCTCAAAATTACAGTTTATTAAATGCGGGCACAATATTTAGTGTTTATTGGACTACAAGTGGTGATATTTCAATTTCGGGATCAAATTCGAGCTCTACAGTGACTGTTGTTCCAAATCCCAGTTCTTCTGGAGCTGGAATCCTAACAGGGACATATACAACTTCATGTGGAACTTTTTCTGTTTCAAAATCGATTGTAAATTCAAACAATTTTAATACTGGTATTATAGGAGGGGAATCTTATTATGTTCCAACTAATTCTCAGTTATTATTTTATGTATCTAATTATCATCCTGATGCTATTAACTATACTTGGTCATTATCACCTTCATATTACGGCAGTATAAGTGGAATGGGCGCTTCTGCAGATGCGTATATTTATAACACAGGTTCTTTCTCTGTTATTTGTACGATAACCACTCCATGTGGCAGCTATGATGTTTATGATTTCCATGAGGCACAATACTCACCATTTAGTTTATCGGTATATCCTAATCCAACTAGTACTGAATTGAATATTGAAATAAAATCTAATAAAGATGATCAATTATTATCAAAAATGTCTTCAAGTAAAATAATTGAAGCTACATTATATAATAATTATGGAGAAAATGTTTTATCAGGGAAATCATTAGGTAAGCTGACTTTGAATACTTCTAACTTGCCAAATGGTACTTATTATTTGCATTTTAAAGATTATAATGGGAAATTGATTAAACAACAAATAATTATTAAACATTAA
- a CDS encoding transposase, whose protein sequence is MNHELIEYRDQVYHLLNSEQGIKKRKKRCHDVETVFANIKQNHRFRRFMLKGKQKVEIELALLAIAQNLRKKAA, encoded by the coding sequence ATGAACCATGAGCTGATTGAATATCGGGATCAGGTATATCATCTGTTGAATTCTGAGCAAGGAATAAAAAAACGAAAGAAGCGATGCCATGATGTTGAAACAGTCTTTGCAAACATTAAACAGAACCACCGGTTCCGCCGCTTTATGCTCAAAGGCAAGCAAAAAGTGGAAATTGAATTGGCTTTATTAGCAATTGCACAAAACTTAAGGAAAAAAGCAGCCTAA
- a CDS encoding TlpA disulfide reductase family protein: MKRSILGLCVLGLIAIVSCKNSSEFVINGQVDNVSQASNKVYLLYADSLGQMITIDSTLLNEDRKFVLKGKSPDPEFYQLYIGDRSYMLIAENGDEIKFKADMTDHSGAYQIEGSKEADKITEFNKITSDFTKKTGEMAEKYSKLIVEKADKKDSIIADYHEKAAIITKPFLEQAYNFIEKNKSSLTAFFAANVIMGTDPVAYEDKIIAYSKEAAKYFPENKMIQAFAKQMAGMENLAIGKVAPDFTANTPDGKSMKLSDLRGKYVLLDFWASWCGPCRQENPNIVNAYNRYKNKNFTILGFSLDNDASKWKEAIHADKLTWSHVSELKQWDAETARIYNINAIPASFLLDPQGKIVAKNLRGAELEQFLEKNL, from the coding sequence ATGAAAAGAAGTATTTTAGGTTTATGTGTACTTGGTTTAATAGCTATAGTGTCATGTAAAAACAGTAGCGAATTTGTGATTAACGGGCAGGTAGATAATGTATCGCAAGCCAGTAACAAAGTTTATTTGTTGTACGCAGATAGCCTGGGCCAAATGATAACCATAGATTCTACCTTGCTTAACGAAGACAGAAAGTTTGTTTTAAAGGGGAAATCACCAGATCCAGAGTTCTATCAATTATATATAGGGGACCGTTCTTATATGCTGATAGCCGAAAATGGAGACGAGATTAAGTTTAAAGCTGATATGACCGACCATAGCGGCGCGTATCAGATAGAAGGATCAAAAGAGGCTGATAAAATAACAGAGTTCAATAAGATAACTTCAGATTTTACTAAGAAAACAGGTGAAATGGCAGAGAAGTATTCTAAACTTATTGTTGAAAAAGCGGATAAGAAAGACTCTATTATAGCCGATTACCATGAAAAGGCAGCAATTATCACAAAACCATTTTTAGAACAGGCTTACAATTTTATTGAAAAAAATAAATCATCTTTAACTGCATTTTTCGCTGCTAATGTAATTATGGGAACCGATCCTGTAGCTTACGAAGACAAAATCATTGCTTATAGTAAGGAGGCTGCTAAATATTTTCCGGAAAATAAGATGATTCAGGCTTTCGCAAAGCAAATGGCGGGAATGGAAAATCTGGCAATCGGAAAAGTAGCTCCTGATTTTACAGCAAATACACCGGATGGTAAAAGCATGAAACTATCCGATTTAAGAGGTAAATATGTTCTTTTAGATTTCTGGGCTAGTTGGTGTGGTCCATGTCGCCAGGAGAATCCAAATATTGTAAACGCCTATAATAGGTACAAAAATAAAAACTTTACCATTTTAGGTTTCTCTCTGGATAATGATGCCAGTAAATGGAAAGAAGCAATCCATGCAGATAAATTAACATGGTCTCATGTATCTGAGTTAAAGCAATGGGATGCTGAGACTGCCCGTATTTATAATATCAACGCTATTCCGGCTTCATTTTTATTAGACCCTCAAGGGAAAATAGTTGCTAAAAACCTAAGAGGAGCTGAATTAGAGCAGTTTTTAGAAAAAAACCTTTAA
- a CDS encoding VOC family protein, which translates to MTIVNPYLYFDGNCEEAFNFYKSVFKCEFKYIGRYKDVPEAQRGIFSDRDDKIMHVSLPISDETILMGSDNAEVFKGNVSSSNFSLSINTDVKEEAERLFQSLSIDGKIILPINETFWGSYYGIVTDKFGINWKISFEPSNG; encoded by the coding sequence ATGACCATAGTAAACCCCTATTTGTATTTCGATGGTAATTGCGAAGAAGCTTTTAACTTTTACAAATCAGTCTTCAAGTGCGAGTTTAAGTACATCGGACGTTATAAAGATGTTCCAGAGGCACAACGTGGAATATTTTCGGATAGAGACGATAAGATTATGCATGTATCGCTTCCTATTAGTGATGAAACAATATTAATGGGTTCCGACAATGCAGAAGTATTTAAAGGGAACGTTTCAAGCAGTAATTTCTCGTTATCAATTAACACAGACGTAAAGGAGGAAGCCGAAAGGTTATTCCAAAGTCTTTCTATTGATGGAAAAATCATATTACCTATAAATGAAACATTCTGGGGATCTTATTATGGGATTGTTACGGATAAATTTGGGATAAACTGGAAAATTAGTTTCGAACCATCCAATGGTTAA